The following coding sequences are from one Granulicella sp. L56 window:
- a CDS encoding flavin reductase family protein, with protein sequence MEFRTIEPKILYFGTPVALISSLNEDGSTNLAPMSSFWALGWTLMLGLLDETKTAENFERHPECVVNLPSPEMWREVEKLAPLTGKNPVPEIKQKQFRYEPHKFEVAGLTPLASEAVQPMRAQECPVHMEARVRKLHKLGGERLAQLGGAVAAEVEIIKVHVASDFVIDDHYVDPSKWSPLIYNFRHYFRLGESELGKTFRAEK encoded by the coding sequence ATGGAATTTCGAACGATTGAACCCAAGATCCTTTACTTTGGAACACCCGTTGCGTTGATCAGCTCGTTGAATGAGGACGGGAGTACAAATCTCGCTCCGATGTCGTCGTTCTGGGCGCTGGGTTGGACGCTGATGCTCGGCCTGCTCGATGAGACGAAGACAGCGGAGAACTTCGAGCGGCATCCTGAGTGTGTGGTGAACCTGCCTTCGCCGGAGATGTGGCGCGAGGTGGAGAAGCTGGCTCCGCTGACGGGCAAGAACCCGGTGCCTGAGATCAAGCAGAAGCAGTTTCGCTATGAGCCGCACAAGTTTGAAGTTGCCGGGTTGACGCCGCTGGCGAGCGAGGCGGTACAACCGATGCGGGCGCAGGAGTGCCCGGTCCACATGGAGGCGCGGGTGAGGAAGCTGCATAAGCTTGGAGGAGAGAGGCTGGCGCAGCTTGGCGGAGCAGTGGCGGCGGAGGTCGAGATCATAAAGGTGCACGTCGCCAGCGACTTCGTCATCGACGATCACTATGTCGATCCCAGCAAGTGGTCTCCTCTGATTTACAACTTTCGCCATTACTTCAGGTTGGGTGAAAGCGAGCTGGGAAAGACGTTTCGCGCGGAGAAGTGA
- a CDS encoding glycosyl hydrolase — protein MKKKFAAALAGFVTMSALAQQPWQKIQMPTAASVQQAWMIPPSEYGPEPYYGLNGAVSQQVIERDLDTMKSLGYRAVTVQAGFGMPFAYLSPEYFQFFRMFVEEAKKRDMRVWIVDDAGYPSGFAGGKFTQLKPELRMQALEVAQRIPAKAGDTIKTAVGPDTVAVTAVNAADGKTITISVTNGAIAWTAPAGDWTVMVMEHQFKTSPTRSDTNPTHKKDGSQSLEDYMNPAATEQYLEFTHEQYKKAVGDEFGKTILGFRGDEPDYSISGLPWTPKFFERFQQVKGYDIRPYVATFLLPKGVEMTETQRRAKADYYDVFSQMFRDGFFKPQGEWCAANHLEYQVHLNHEEMEMELTHSEGDFLRDMKYVEVPGIDTIWHQIWTNTVSDFPRLASSAAHVYGHPRAFTESFAAYRPAPDVTMARYILNEQFVRGVNLIETMYFPATTGTRGGPAAYMKDPTYPALLNYVRRMSYLLSMGEPAASVALLIPSSSMWLGDAASDATFVSTERLLSEHQIDFDIVNEDALATDLKAGHGTLETMSGNQYRTVIVPGAAVLSQAVLDRLHTFATGGGKVLFLGRTPSLIAGQTILDARAATAADFAWATVETSVQLPETPTPPAYPPTTPRASQVVAPAILDAVKEAVIDPDVWLSAPDTSLRCMTRRLKDSSVYLFFNESSAPISDTVNFRNEGENSRQLVEAWDSATGAVSSVVSTRAQGTMSVQLQLKPYETRVLMVR, from the coding sequence ATGAAGAAGAAGTTTGCGGCAGCACTGGCTGGTTTTGTCACCATGAGCGCACTGGCTCAACAACCGTGGCAGAAGATACAGATGCCGACAGCAGCCAGCGTACAGCAGGCATGGATGATTCCGCCATCGGAGTATGGGCCTGAGCCCTACTACGGGCTGAACGGCGCCGTCAGCCAGCAGGTCATCGAGCGCGATCTCGACACGATGAAGTCGCTGGGCTACCGTGCGGTCACAGTGCAGGCCGGGTTCGGTATGCCCTTCGCGTATCTCTCGCCGGAGTACTTCCAATTCTTCCGCATGTTCGTAGAGGAAGCAAAGAAGCGCGACATGCGCGTGTGGATCGTGGACGACGCCGGGTATCCCAGCGGATTTGCCGGAGGCAAGTTCACGCAGTTGAAGCCCGAACTGCGGATGCAGGCGCTCGAGGTAGCCCAGAGGATTCCCGCCAAGGCTGGCGACACGATAAAAACAGCAGTGGGGCCGGATACGGTCGCGGTAACAGCAGTGAACGCGGCCGACGGCAAAACTATAACCATTTCAGTAACAAATGGAGCAATCGCGTGGACCGCACCCGCGGGCGATTGGACCGTCATGGTGATGGAGCATCAATTCAAAACATCCCCCACGCGGTCGGACACGAATCCCACGCACAAAAAGGACGGCTCGCAGTCGCTCGAAGACTACATGAATCCGGCAGCCACCGAGCAGTATCTCGAGTTCACACACGAGCAGTACAAGAAGGCAGTCGGCGACGAGTTCGGCAAGACCATCCTCGGGTTCCGTGGAGATGAACCCGACTACTCCATCTCCGGGCTGCCGTGGACGCCGAAGTTCTTCGAGCGGTTTCAACAGGTAAAGGGATACGATATCCGTCCCTACGTCGCGACGTTCCTTCTGCCCAAAGGCGTGGAGATGACCGAGACACAGCGGCGGGCGAAGGCCGACTACTACGATGTCTTCTCGCAGATGTTCCGCGACGGCTTCTTCAAGCCGCAGGGAGAATGGTGCGCGGCGAACCACCTGGAGTATCAGGTGCACCTGAATCACGAAGAGATGGAGATGGAGTTGACGCACAGCGAAGGTGACTTCCTGCGCGACATGAAGTACGTCGAGGTCCCCGGCATCGATACGATCTGGCATCAGATCTGGACCAATACGGTCTCGGATTTCCCCCGGCTGGCCTCATCGGCGGCGCATGTCTATGGGCATCCGCGTGCGTTCACGGAGAGCTTCGCGGCGTACCGTCCAGCCCCCGATGTCACCATGGCCCGCTACATCCTCAACGAGCAGTTTGTGCGTGGCGTCAACCTGATCGAGACGATGTACTTCCCTGCCACCACCGGCACGCGCGGCGGCCCGGCGGCCTATATGAAAGATCCGACTTACCCTGCGCTGCTTAACTATGTGCGGCGCATGAGCTATCTGCTCTCGATGGGCGAGCCAGCAGCCTCGGTGGCGCTGTTGATCCCGTCCAGTTCGATGTGGCTGGGCGATGCCGCCTCTGACGCAACGTTCGTCTCCACCGAGCGCCTGCTCTCCGAGCATCAGATCGACTTCGACATCGTGAATGAGGACGCGCTCGCAACCGACTTGAAGGCTGGCCACGGAACACTCGAAACAATGAGCGGCAATCAGTACCGCACCGTGATCGTTCCGGGCGCCGCAGTACTCTCGCAGGCAGTGTTAGACCGCTTGCACACCTTCGCGACCGGTGGCGGCAAGGTGCTGTTCCTTGGCCGCACACCATCGCTGATCGCAGGACAAACAATCCTCGATGCACGAGCAGCGACGGCTGCGGACTTCGCATGGGCCACCGTAGAAACCTCGGTGCAGTTGCCCGAGACGCCAACGCCGCCAGCTTATCCCCCGACAACACCTCGGGCCTCGCAGGTGGTGGCTCCGGCGATTCTTGATGCAGTGAAAGAAGCAGTTATCGACCCAGACGTATGGCTCAGTGCGCCGGACACCTCGCTGCGCTGCATGACGCGGCGGCTGAAGGACTCATCCGTCTATCTTTTCTTCAACGAGAGTTCCGCGCCTATCTCCGACACGGTGAACTTCCGCAACGAGGGAGAAAACTCCCGGCAACTGGTCGAAGCGTGGGACTCGGCAACTGGAGCAGTTTCGTCCGTCGTCTCCACCCGCGCCCAGGGAACGATGTCCGTGCAGTTGCAGCTCAAGCCATACGAGACGCGAGTGCTGATGGTGCGATAG
- a CDS encoding DUF4339 domain-containing protein: MQYQVSRNGQMYGPYTLEDLQRYVASGHILYTDLAKNEEMTEWLPVSQILGTSSSGAAPGYPPSAAYVQPSPVAYEQPAAGTYQDAPNLNWGLELLLGFLTCGLFVVVWNLVIASWAKRVEPTSKALMYYIIATALIVLNFGGSYGNVITALHHGHPHQSISGGLIGLATWILRLIARFTLRDTLEKHYNGAEPLGLRLSAVMTFFFGGIYFQYKLNRINEIKETLRYRNAVR; the protein is encoded by the coding sequence ATGCAATATCAGGTATCACGCAACGGCCAGATGTATGGTCCCTATACCCTTGAAGACCTTCAACGCTATGTCGCTTCCGGCCACATTCTGTACACGGACCTCGCCAAGAACGAGGAGATGACGGAGTGGCTGCCGGTCTCGCAGATCTTAGGGACATCGTCTTCTGGAGCCGCGCCGGGCTATCCCCCTTCGGCCGCTTACGTGCAGCCATCCCCTGTCGCTTATGAGCAGCCTGCTGCGGGTACTTATCAGGATGCGCCGAACCTTAATTGGGGACTTGAGCTTCTGCTCGGTTTTCTTACCTGCGGCCTCTTTGTTGTTGTCTGGAACCTGGTCATCGCTTCGTGGGCTAAACGTGTGGAACCGACGAGCAAGGCGCTGATGTACTACATCATTGCTACCGCGCTTATTGTGCTGAATTTTGGCGGCTCCTATGGCAATGTGATTACGGCGCTGCATCATGGACACCCGCACCAGAGCATCTCCGGCGGTTTGATCGGGCTGGCTACCTGGATCCTCCGGCTGATTGCCCGCTTTACCCTGCGCGACACGCTGGAGAAGCACTACAACGGTGCGGAGCCGCTTGGCCTGCGCCTCAGCGCGGTGATGACCTTCTTCTTCGGCGGCATTTATTTCCAGTACAAGCTCAACCGCATTAACGAGATCAAGGAGACGCTTCGCTACCGGAACGCCGTTCGGTGA
- a CDS encoding DUF2752 domain-containing protein: MIVTGRSRMATVLRALAPLAVVALAAAVLLRFPPNRYSFYPVCPIYRYLHVQCPGCGATRALAALLHGHLAEALRLNALTTLLMPVAVFYAALCYRRFLRRELLQLPRLPRSAVYSSLAAAVLFAIVRNLGRV, translated from the coding sequence GTGATCGTCACTGGCCGCAGCCGCATGGCGACAGTGTTGCGAGCGCTTGCGCCGCTTGCCGTCGTCGCACTTGCCGCTGCGGTGTTGCTGCGGTTTCCGCCTAACAGGTACTCGTTCTATCCGGTGTGCCCCATCTACCGCTATCTCCATGTGCAATGTCCCGGCTGCGGAGCGACGCGTGCGCTCGCCGCGCTGCTGCATGGCCACCTCGCGGAGGCACTGCGGCTCAACGCTCTTACGACGCTGCTGATGCCGGTTGCTGTCTTCTATGCCGCTCTCTGCTATCGCCGCTTTCTCCGGCGCGAGCTTCTGCAACTGCCGAGGCTGCCGCGCTCTGCTGTCTATTCAAGCCTTGCCGCCGCTGTTCTCTTTGCCATCGTCCGGAATCTCGGACGCGTTTAG
- a CDS encoding carboxypeptidase-like regulatory domain-containing protein, translating to MSALLFALALFGALSHRAFAQADQGAIIGLVQDTTGAVIPNAQVVLTNVDTGLTLTVRTDNSGNYVFSPIKIGSYKVAVTATGFSTTTQENIQLHLQDRVAVNIELKTGEASTSITVSSAPPLMQTQEGSTGQVIESKTINDTPLNGRNWVFIAQLTAGVAPSNGARGQNGGDFNANGQRAEQNNYIMDGVDNNVNVVDFFNGSSYVVRPPPDALAEFKVQTGAYSSEFGHSAGAVINASIKSGTNNIHGSAWEYLRNDAFDVREFFQGSSPIAKYRQNQFGATLGFPVFKNKLFFFGDAQANRIVFGETHSGLTVPTALMRTGNFSELLSTDTNLISNPVHLYVPNSSANGTTPVAGNRLDLQPGVALDPVALKLLSLFPSPNVGPVGKTFSNFTDQTNSIDNTFQWDVRMDWNLSSKDQAFGRFSYNHEPASHPAPFGSTLDGGGFGDTGQVAQLGENFAGSETHVFSPTLTNEFRFGYNYGHYTGLHENANNPNAASDLGLGGIPYSKNNGGLPIFNVAGLSTFGSPGWYATNEYENVYQILDNVTKVLGNHTLKGGVNIQRIRFDTSQPPEARGTYNFTGVYTGQSGVANTGYGIADFLTNNMNSSSISNVFNTSDVRFNRSGYLQDDWKASQKLTVTFGARYDYSTPYLERHDNQAAFIPTSAPTEGHSTGLYLLPNSQRGLVLPVAFTRLLALDNITIKYTGNRYLVNPQKTNFGPRLGFAYQATDKLVLHGGYGIFFGGLESTGYYPNLGMNFPFEFDSGFAAGGCNFQGSCVNNGFTLENGFTNAIAEGLINSIQQPALRGSEANVRTPYSQQYNFTVEYGISNSMVASLGYVGAVSRHLQTFPNPNGPMALAPNSFSGYIDTAGDKVNPLQPYPHFGGPAFTAYDAVSSYNSLQGKVEKRLSRGLSFLATYTWSHSLDDAPTPLGSTSDPGYRSWNILGLGADYGNSAFDVRQRFTLNGNYELPFGRGREFVNTSGLLNYIVGGWSDSFVFRAQTGEPITIGTNNLTSPSGSGVNAVYLGKNPYQGGGTADATNPGIACPAKVRTVQNWYNPCTFANPKADTIGYSTATYADSPTNQPIPNTVSGAAALPYVGSPRGQIYGPGYVRIDMSLFKSFPTFREQYLQFRADMFNALNTPAYGDPSNAGISSNGGLITGARSFQSYTPDSRFFQFSLKYAF from the coding sequence GTGAGCGCTTTGCTCTTTGCCCTGGCGTTATTTGGCGCATTGAGTCATCGCGCCTTCGCCCAAGCCGATCAAGGCGCCATCATAGGTCTTGTGCAGGACACAACCGGAGCAGTGATACCCAACGCACAAGTCGTCCTCACCAATGTCGATACCGGATTGACTTTGACCGTTCGGACCGATAACAGCGGCAACTATGTGTTCTCGCCGATCAAAATCGGCAGCTACAAGGTCGCGGTCACTGCTACTGGATTCTCCACAACCACTCAGGAAAATATTCAGCTCCATCTTCAGGACCGCGTCGCCGTCAATATAGAGCTCAAGACGGGCGAAGCCTCCACCTCCATCACGGTTTCGAGCGCCCCTCCCTTGATGCAGACGCAGGAAGGGTCCACTGGACAGGTGATTGAATCGAAGACGATCAACGATACCCCGCTCAATGGCCGTAACTGGGTCTTCATCGCACAACTCACCGCAGGCGTCGCTCCTTCTAACGGTGCTCGCGGCCAGAACGGCGGCGACTTCAACGCCAACGGCCAGCGTGCCGAGCAAAATAACTACATCATGGATGGCGTCGACAACAACGTGAACGTTGTCGACTTCTTTAATGGATCGAGCTACGTTGTGCGGCCTCCACCCGATGCCCTTGCAGAATTCAAGGTCCAGACCGGCGCCTACAGCTCCGAGTTCGGACACTCTGCCGGAGCAGTCATTAACGCCAGCATTAAATCCGGTACAAACAACATCCACGGAAGTGCGTGGGAGTATCTTCGCAACGACGCCTTCGACGTGCGTGAGTTCTTCCAGGGCTCCAGCCCGATCGCCAAGTATCGTCAGAACCAGTTCGGCGCGACCCTCGGCTTTCCCGTCTTCAAAAACAAGCTCTTCTTCTTTGGTGATGCCCAGGCAAACCGCATCGTCTTTGGTGAGACCCATTCCGGCCTTACCGTTCCCACCGCGCTGATGCGTACCGGCAACTTCAGCGAGCTGCTGAGCACAGATACAAATCTCATCAGCAATCCGGTCCATCTCTACGTCCCGAACTCATCCGCTAACGGCACGACGCCGGTCGCGGGTAATCGTCTTGACCTTCAGCCAGGCGTGGCCCTCGATCCGGTCGCCCTGAAGTTACTCAGCCTCTTCCCCTCTCCAAACGTTGGCCCGGTAGGGAAGACTTTCAGCAACTTTACTGACCAGACCAACTCCATCGACAACACCTTCCAATGGGATGTCCGTATGGACTGGAACCTGAGCTCGAAGGATCAGGCATTCGGCCGCTTCAGCTACAACCACGAACCGGCGTCTCACCCCGCTCCATTCGGCAGTACTCTGGATGGCGGTGGCTTTGGCGACACCGGTCAGGTAGCTCAACTGGGCGAAAACTTCGCCGGCAGCGAAACCCACGTATTCTCGCCAACGCTCACCAATGAATTCCGCTTTGGTTACAACTACGGCCACTACACCGGGTTGCACGAGAACGCGAACAATCCCAACGCTGCTTCAGACCTGGGCCTGGGCGGCATTCCTTACTCTAAGAACAACGGCGGTCTGCCAATCTTCAACGTCGCTGGCCTCTCAACCTTTGGATCGCCCGGTTGGTATGCAACGAACGAATACGAGAATGTCTATCAAATTCTCGATAACGTCACCAAGGTCCTCGGCAATCACACCCTCAAGGGCGGCGTAAATATCCAGCGGATTCGGTTCGATACCTCGCAACCACCGGAGGCCCGTGGAACCTATAACTTCACCGGCGTCTATACCGGCCAGTCGGGTGTGGCAAATACCGGTTACGGCATTGCTGACTTTCTCACCAACAACATGAATAGTTCGTCGATCTCCAACGTCTTCAATACCTCCGACGTTCGCTTCAATCGCTCGGGGTATTTGCAGGACGACTGGAAGGCAAGCCAGAAGCTGACAGTGACCTTTGGCGCGCGCTACGACTATTCGACTCCTTACCTCGAACGTCATGACAACCAGGCTGCGTTTATTCCTACCAGCGCGCCAACGGAAGGCCACAGCACGGGGCTCTATCTGCTTCCCAATAGCCAACGTGGGCTCGTCCTGCCGGTAGCCTTTACCCGGCTGCTCGCTCTGGATAACATCACCATTAAATACACGGGTAACCGCTACCTGGTGAACCCTCAGAAAACCAACTTCGGTCCACGCTTGGGCTTTGCCTATCAGGCAACGGATAAGCTGGTGCTGCATGGCGGTTACGGTATCTTCTTCGGTGGCCTCGAAAGTACAGGCTACTATCCAAACCTTGGCATGAACTTCCCCTTCGAGTTCGACTCCGGCTTTGCCGCCGGCGGTTGCAACTTCCAGGGCTCCTGCGTCAACAACGGCTTTACGCTTGAGAATGGTTTCACCAACGCCATCGCCGAGGGACTCATCAACTCCATTCAACAACCGGCGCTTCGTGGCAGCGAGGCAAACGTACGCACGCCATACAGCCAACAGTACAACTTCACCGTAGAGTACGGGATCAGCAACTCCATGGTGGCCTCACTCGGCTACGTGGGCGCTGTCTCCCGCCACCTGCAAACATTCCCCAACCCCAACGGCCCAATGGCCCTTGCCCCCAACAGCTTTAGCGGCTATATCGACACTGCTGGAGACAAGGTCAATCCTCTGCAGCCCTATCCGCACTTCGGAGGACCGGCCTTCACGGCATACGATGCAGTGTCCAGCTACAACTCGTTACAAGGCAAGGTAGAGAAGCGGCTATCGAGAGGACTTAGTTTCCTGGCTACCTATACCTGGTCACATTCGCTCGATGATGCTCCGACACCTCTCGGCAGCACATCGGATCCCGGTTATCGCAGTTGGAATATTCTTGGGCTCGGTGCTGACTATGGCAACTCTGCCTTCGATGTCCGTCAGCGATTTACTCTCAACGGCAACTATGAGCTTCCGTTTGGCAGAGGTCGCGAATTTGTGAATACCTCTGGTCTTCTGAATTACATCGTTGGCGGCTGGTCCGACAGCTTCGTCTTCAGAGCACAGACGGGTGAGCCCATTACCATCGGAACCAATAACCTCACCAGCCCCAGCGGTTCTGGTGTCAACGCAGTCTACCTTGGCAAAAACCCCTACCAGGGAGGCGGCACCGCCGATGCCACCAACCCAGGGATCGCGTGCCCCGCAAAGGTCCGCACCGTGCAGAACTGGTATAACCCCTGCACGTTTGCCAATCCAAAGGCTGACACCATTGGCTACTCAACCGCAACCTACGCCGATTCACCAACCAATCAACCCATTCCAAACACTGTTTCAGGAGCGGCTGCACTTCCCTATGTGGGCAGTCCACGCGGCCAGATCTATGGCCCTGGTTACGTCCGCATCGACATGTCGTTGTTCAAATCGTTCCCCACCTTCCGCGAGCAGTATCTGCAGTTCCGCGCGGATATGTTCAACGCCCTCAACACGCCCGCCTATGGAGACCCCAGCAATGCTGGTATCTCCAGTAATGGTGGGCTTATCACCGGCGCGCGATCCTTCCAGAGCTACACCCCGGATTCGCGCTTCTTCCAGTTCTCTTTGAAATACGCTTTCTAA
- a CDS encoding tetratricopeptide repeat protein, whose translation MGKAITQPDSTLERSRVSLVAICQPVREKQLQRVAAMMNDSLPAHVVLIFCCLITVSGAAQTAARNTAVMSAGDATALSQALTAYNGGNEGAAVPELERLAAKYPDNFPANEALGLIYAGDGNFAQALPYLEHAANAKKENTIAQANLGAAYLQVGDVKAAVQVLKRAAMLDAKNGQTLSNLGHALFLDKQPQAAANAFAKASAIDPANMDVRYDWALALHESQKDASALEVLQQIPAGQRNEAVESLWGETAEKQEQFKEAADHMQAAVKLNPSEQNVYALTLELLRHWTWQPAIEIATYGVKNFPDSRRLQLAQAIALYGSKHYVDAAAAFSVLLSLDPDNESYGDLLGKSCSALGWSGAVQCDTMIDFADKHPANAQVAVYAASNILHNADPDAKDTLDHAERLLAQAIRVDPRIAEAYYELGTLQQERSQWSESVVNLNKAVELRPAFPAVHYRLARAYAHMHQPALADKERALLLKYDQQVQDDSRAIIREVTMFLVTSH comes from the coding sequence ATGGGGAAAGCGATTACGCAGCCAGATTCAACCCTGGAACGTAGTAGAGTATCCCTTGTCGCAATATGCCAACCGGTAAGGGAGAAACAGCTCCAGAGAGTTGCTGCCATGATGAATGATTCCTTGCCGGCGCATGTCGTTTTGATCTTCTGCTGTCTCATCACTGTGTCTGGTGCAGCACAAACGGCTGCTCGAAACACCGCTGTTATGTCAGCTGGAGATGCAACGGCACTCTCGCAGGCACTTACTGCCTACAACGGAGGCAATGAAGGAGCCGCGGTACCGGAGTTGGAAAGGCTCGCGGCAAAATATCCAGATAATTTTCCGGCAAATGAAGCTCTGGGGCTGATCTATGCCGGTGACGGTAACTTCGCGCAGGCCCTCCCCTATCTGGAACATGCGGCAAACGCAAAGAAAGAAAATACGATAGCGCAGGCTAACCTGGGCGCAGCGTATCTGCAGGTGGGCGATGTCAAGGCTGCGGTGCAGGTTCTGAAGCGGGCGGCTATGCTCGATGCGAAGAATGGCCAGACCTTATCCAATCTGGGCCATGCATTATTTCTAGATAAGCAGCCGCAAGCAGCGGCAAATGCATTTGCAAAAGCATCGGCGATAGATCCTGCCAATATGGACGTTCGCTACGACTGGGCATTGGCTTTGCATGAGTCCCAAAAGGATGCATCGGCGTTAGAGGTACTTCAGCAAATTCCCGCCGGGCAAAGAAATGAGGCTGTTGAGTCGTTATGGGGCGAGACCGCGGAGAAGCAGGAGCAATTTAAAGAAGCCGCAGATCACATGCAGGCGGCGGTGAAGTTGAATCCGAGTGAACAGAATGTCTATGCGCTGACCCTTGAATTGCTGCGCCACTGGACCTGGCAACCGGCAATCGAGATCGCCACCTATGGCGTGAAGAACTTCCCTGACAGCAGAAGATTGCAACTGGCGCAAGCAATTGCGCTTTATGGAAGTAAGCACTATGTCGATGCGGCCGCAGCCTTCAGCGTGTTGTTGTCTCTCGATCCCGATAATGAAAGTTATGGAGATCTATTGGGAAAGAGCTGTTCTGCATTGGGATGGAGTGGCGCTGTGCAGTGCGACACGATGATCGATTTTGCAGATAAGCATCCTGCGAACGCACAAGTAGCGGTGTATGCAGCGTCAAACATCCTGCACAATGCGGACCCGGATGCAAAGGATACGCTTGATCACGCGGAACGATTGCTGGCACAGGCGATTCGTGTCGATCCCAGGATTGCCGAGGCTTACTATGAGCTCGGAACCTTACAGCAGGAGCGATCGCAATGGAGCGAGAGCGTAGTCAATCTGAACAAGGCGGTCGAACTGCGGCCTGCTTTCCCCGCGGTCCATTATCGACTGGCGCGCGCGTATGCACACATGCATCAGCCCGCACTGGCCGATAAGGAGAGGGCCCTACTGTTGAAGTATGACCAGCAGGTACAAGATGATTCGCGAGCAATCATTCGAGAGGTAACTATGTTTCTAGTGACGTCCCACTAG
- a CDS encoding cupredoxin domain-containing protein, which produces MRFIQSAVIAAALVVLNPMSRFAQQAQVKSTVPVITIHARRYEFSPANIILKQGQQVKLVFVSDDVTHSLAVAGLGLEVRIKKNHSSEVLLTPSKAGNFEGECSIYCGAGHDRMKLGIHVEK; this is translated from the coding sequence ATGAGATTTATTCAGAGTGCAGTAATAGCTGCAGCACTTGTTGTTTTGAATCCAATGTCCCGGTTTGCTCAGCAGGCGCAAGTCAAATCAACGGTGCCTGTCATTACGATTCATGCCCGGCGCTATGAGTTTAGTCCGGCGAATATTATCTTGAAGCAAGGACAGCAGGTGAAACTGGTTTTCGTTTCCGATGATGTTACTCACAGTTTGGCCGTGGCCGGCCTTGGACTCGAAGTACGCATCAAGAAAAATCACTCCAGCGAAGTGCTTCTCACACCATCTAAAGCTGGTAATTTTGAAGGCGAATGTTCAATATACTGCGGAGCAGGTCACGATAGGATGAAGTTAGGAATTCATGTCGAAAAATAA